Proteins encoded within one genomic window of Triticum aestivum cultivar Chinese Spring chromosome 2D, IWGSC CS RefSeq v2.1, whole genome shotgun sequence:
- the LOC123050770 gene encoding WAT1-related protein At1g68170 yields MGVMDGMKPVAAMVVVQFVFAGVNIFYKLAVSDGMDMRVLVAYRFLFASAVLSPIAYFVERKKRTKVTWRVLLLSFICGLCGGSLAQNLYISGMKLTSATFASAMTNLIPAITFVLAVLFRYERLAIRTLAGLAKVTGTLLGVGGAMLLTFYKGAQVTPWPPTHINLAAQLAARHQHDEHAASSLHPDSGNRAMGCLLCTGSCFFYALWLILQARLSREYPFHYSTTALMCAMSALQSAAFALCFDRDPIQWRLSSGVRLLAVLYTGVVASGVMLVVLSWCVKWRGPLFASVFNPMMLVVVAVLSSLLLGEELHLGSVLGAVLIVTGLYSVLWGKGREAAENEPAKARASGTELPHIDIVVHRHDPPPTPQQQSTEPGPAR; encoded by the exons atgggCGTGATGGATGGGATGAAGCCGGTggcggcgatggtggtggtgcAGTTCGTGTTCGCCGGCGTCAACATCTTCTACAAGCTGGCCGTGTCCGACGGCATGGACATGCGGGTCCTCGTCGCCTACCGCTTCCTCTTCGCCTCCGCCGTCCTCTCGCCCATCGCATACTTCGTCGAGAG GAAGAAGCGAACCAAGGTGACGTGGCGAGTCCTGCTGCTCTCTTTCATCTGCGGACTCTGTGG GGGCTCGCTGGCGCAGAACCTCTACATCTCCGGCATGAAGCTCACCTCCGCCACCTTCGCCTCCGCCATGACCAACCTCATCCCGGCCATCACCTTCGTGCTCGCCGTGCTCTTCCGCTACGAGCGCCTCGCCATCCGCACCCTGGCCGGCCTGGCCAAGGTCACCGGCACGCTGCTCGGCGTCGGCGGCGCCATGCTGCTCACATTCTACAAGGGCGCCCAGGTCACCCCTTGGCCCCCCACCCACATCAACCTCGCCGCCCAGCTTGCCGCCCGGCACCAACACGACGAACATGCCGCCTCCTCCCTTCACCCGGACAGCGGCAACCGTGCCATGGGCTGCCTGCTCTGCACCGGCAGCTGCTTCTTCTACGCGCTCTGGCTCATCCTGCAGGCCAGGCTCAGCCGGGAGTACCCCTTCCACTACTCCACCACGGCCCTCATGTGCGCCATGAGCGCGCTCCAGTCCGCCGCCTTCGCGCTCTGCTTCGACCGGGACCCCATCCAGTGGCGCCTCTCCTCCGGCGTCCGCCTACTCGCCGTCCTCTACACGGGCGTGGTCGCCTCGGGGGTCATGCTCGTGGTGCTCTCCTGGTGCGTCAAGTGGCGAGGCCCCCTCTTCGCGTCCGTCTTCAACCCCATGAtgctggtggtggtggccgtgctcAGCTCGCTGCTGCTCGGCGAGGAGCTGCACCTCGGCAGCGTGCTCGGTGCCGTTCTCATCGTGACGGGCCTCTATTCCGTTCTCTGGGGAAAAGGCCGCGAGGCGGCGGAGAACGAGCCCGCCAAGGCCCGCGCCTCCGGCACCGAGCTGCCGCACATCGACATCGTCGTGCATCGCCATGATCCTCCTCCCACGCCACAGCAGCAGAGCACGGAGCCGGGGCCGGCGCGGTAA